Part of the Microtus ochrogaster isolate Prairie Vole_2 unplaced genomic scaffold, MicOch1.0 UNK30, whole genome shotgun sequence genome, cccttaatcccagcacttgggaggcagaggcaggtggatctctgtgagttcaaggccagactggtctagagttcctggacagccaggactattacacagagaaaccaagttttgaaaacaaaagacaaacaacaacaacaacaaaaaaaaacaacagcaacaacaacaaaaaaatagggtcttactgtccagccttggctagcctggaattgtCCGTACAGACTTTTCTACCACCCGAGGGTGTTGGAGAGGCAGATGTAAGCATGGCTGTAGCTAAAATCAGTAGCCAGGACAGGAGTGGGAAAGTCGGCGCGGGCGAGAGCGTCTGAGGCATCTGCCTGAGAAGTTGGTTTTGTCACTTGAAGGCTGGGATTTTTAGATCCTCGTGCGGATGGCAGTACCTACCTTCCGGATCTGCGGGGCGGCATAATTAGAAGAACACAGGAAATAACTTAATTGCTTAAGCTCTCAAGTGTTAGCGAACTGAGGTCCTGCAGCTCGGCTGCAGCGTCAGGTGAGGTCGAGAATGCTCGGGAGCCAGTTCCAGGGTCCAGCTCTGTTCTAAATTAAGCCAGGAACCCAGGACCTCGGGACCTATCCTGTCTGCTCCCCAGCAGGAATCTAAATGCACTATCGCCTCTAGAGGCGCTAGCCCTCTCGCTACAGAGTTTCAGGAACAGGGCGAGGCTGCTCCTGTACGCAGGCGCAGTGATGATCGGCTAAGGGTGAGGGCGGTGGAGGGGCGCGgtgtggtgtggggtgtggggttctcCTCGGGGCTACAAGCTACTTGTGTTGTGGCCTCCCTGGGTTTTAAAGATGTGAACTGTAGGGCCGACGGAATGCCTGGAGTGGAAAAGAGGTGCAGTGAGGTTTGCATAGTTTCACCTTTCGACATGATAAAGGATGCTGGCATTTTCTTGTACAAACTCAAAACAAATCAACCCAGGTCTCTCAACACTCCTCTAATCCATTTCTTTACCAAACAGATAAACGATGCTACAAACAACTCAGTTAAATATTTCAATGAAATCTTTATTAACAAAAGATAGTACACAAAACAGACACCAACGACGCACTCACTTCGCGGTAAACTACCTATGCTGAGGTAGGGATAGAACAATTTTGACCTTGAGATCTATTTGCAATAtagtgttgtgtgtttgtgttgagcATGGCGTGTGTGTAGAGCTCGGAGAACAGCCAGTTCCTTGGGTGCTCTCACTAGCCTGGTACTTGCAGACTTGGCCGGGCTGTCTGCCTCTCCGGGGCGGATATTACAAGAAGCACCCCTGTATCTGGCAGGCCTGCTTTCTTTCGCTCTTTTATGTGAGCCCACatcctcaggcttgcaaggcaagccctTCTCTGACCGAGTGAATTTCCCAAGCCTGCACTGTAGTTTAGTCTCCGTCTGAACACTGACGTCATGTGTAGCCAGGTATTTGGgaacttggttcagctgtctttCCTCTGCGGTGTCTGAGATGCTGACTTGACACAGTATCCTAGACGTCAGTTTGGAACACATTTGTTGAGTAAATGTACTCAGATCGTGTTCTCACAATCGTATGGCGTCAGCATTGTCTCTACCATGAGTTTAGGTGAAGAAGGCTGAGGATCACAGCAGTATCAGCTATAAATATGCCAGGAAGCTAACTTTAAAACGTCTTTAAGAACCTTCAGCTCAGTTTTTTTGCTCTCCAAATTATATCAAGTGATGCCTGCTGGGCATGTAGACTCTAATAGATGTCTAAGATATTTTGTAACTCTTACGAGGACCAGAATTAGATGATATAATGTCTTCTATCATAAAAGAAGGGcgttttatgtctaaaaaaatTCATGTTCAGTGAGGTGGGCGTGAAGTAGTCGATGCTGACCATTCCAAAGCTAAGCATTTTAGATGTAAGGTACAAGGAAACGCAAGGAAACCCAAAATTTAACAACCAAGtgaaaaatagatttattatTCAGGTTATGGGggacacagatatttacatgcCTTATAGATTTCCTTCGCAGACGAAGGCagaatatttgttgttgtttgaaaccAAGAAAATCCTAAAAGGCATTAAAATGAATAGAATTCTATAAAAAACTGCAATTATTGAGATAAATTACTAGTGATGTCACTCCTGGAGGTTAGGAACTGAGGAGCTCTGGCTGTAGGGCGAGGCCCTGCCTCCACCATGATTCTGCTGTATAGAAGACCAGAGACTGCACACAGCTTGAGACCTAACTATGGAACAGgtgacttctatttttttcttaaatttgaggccatcttgctttgtagcctagCACAGCTTCAAACTCTTATTcattgagacaaagtctcacatggtgtaggctggtctcaagcttgcTCTGTACCTGAGGGTGGCTCTGGCACAATctctgctaggattacaggtgtgagtacCACCACACtcggctgaccttgaactcttgctcCCTGACTCCGCCACTCTCAGGTGCTGGCATCACAGGCTTGAGCCACTGTGCCAGGCTCTCAAGGACACTCTTGCGAGGAAGACAGCCAAAGTCTCTTCCCTAATCTAATTAGAATGGACGATGTTTAACCCCAACCCACAAATGTATGCTCTTTCTTGCTCACTTTGTTTCTTGACTGTGGAGAATGATTCTGAGACCTCGGAAAGCTTTATTAATGCCAGCCAGCACAAAGGAAGGACAAGGGCTTTCTATCAAGAGTCAGGAAGGAGCCGGAATGAAGATGCTGTGTATGTATCCCTCCTGACTAGTTACTACTGTCCCAGGAAAGAGGCCATGGGGTCGTCTGGCCTCTGCCGTTTCATTCTGTaggcctccatttcctcttcagtgGGCTCCCGGGTTTCATATATGCTGTTGTATGGCCGCTTCCGCTCATCAATCTGCATGATCTCCTTGACATGAAGAAGGCGGGCCTCCTCTGCGTTCAGTGCCTGTGGTGAGAGGTGAAAACAAGCTCTCAAATCTCTATCCCACGGCTTTTGTTAAAAAGAACATGGAAGACCTCTTGGTCTATGAAGGGCTCTATCAACCCTACACCGTCTGGATACCAACCCCACACCGTCTGAATACCAACCCCACACGGTCTGGATACCAACCCCACACGGTCTGGATACCAACCCCACACCATCTGAATACCACTTCCACACCGTCTGAATACCAACCCAACCCCACACCGTCTGAATACCAACCCCATACCATCTGAATACCACTTCCACACCGTCTGAAACCAACCCCACACCGTCTGAAAGAACACAGCAGTCAGTTAGCTCCTTTTACTGTGAACTACAACTAGCTACTATTCGGCTCACTTGATAACTTTCATAGAGCACAAAATGTGGGATGACAGTTTTTAATCGGTTAGAGGAATCTGGTTGAGGGGCTGGCATGGGCAAAGGCCGtggctgctaagcctgatgacgtGAGCTCAATCCACAGAATCCAACAACGGAAGGAGGGGACCAGCTCCTGCCAGTTGTCTGACCGCTGCAGAGGTTCATGTGGACACGCACACACCTGCCACTGCAGGCAGGATGATAATGTCCCAGACCCACAGATGGTGGCTCTTGCTATTTGTCACTTTTGCTTCTTTAACACCACAAAAAGTACCTTTTTCAGTTTCTCGTGCTTCCTGTCCTCGTCGTCGCTGTCGGAGCTGCTCTTTcggtgtttcttcttcttctttttcttcttcttctcctcttttagTTTTTCCTGATGCAGCTGACAGGGAGAATAGAAACACCATATGAACACAGAGCTCTGGCACAAGTTTTAACACCCTACCTCCTGCCCCCAGGATTTAACAGTCCCAAACAGGGTATTCCAGACTGACCTCCATGAGGGTCTGTGGTTTCTTTGCAGGTTCTTCTCCAGCTGTGTCACTTATAATACACTCCTCTGAATTCTGtgggaaagaaacagaatttgaGCTGAAGACTACAGTTAAAAATCAGctgaagaggggctggagagatggctcagtggataagagcactggctgctcttccaaaggttctgagttcaattcccagcaaccacatggtggctcacaactacctgtaataagatctggtgccaattTAGACTGCAggaacacatgcaggcagaacattgtatacacaataaataaataaatcttaaaaaaaaaatcagctgaagAACAGGTTAGAATTTGATACACAAGAAGATACGTTTTCTGCAGGGGTTTGGCTGTCTTCCACCTTTAAGAACTAGAGGACAAGGGCTGAGATGTAGCTTGGTTGCCAGAGTCCTTGCACAGCCTGCAAAGTCCTGGCTCTACCTCCAGAGCCTCCTAGAGCCAGGACTGAGCactacctgtaacctcagcatctGGGAAGTGTGGACAGTccaatcacaagttcaaggtcacccttggccaGAGTGGATTCACAGTTAGCTAAGCCTACATGAAACCCCAACTCACTCACTTAGCATTCTCCtccacacaaaggaaaacaaatcagaGGACAGTTACTTACCACACTCTCCTTCCCCGCTTCTCCGGTGCAATAGGAGTACTTGAAAAACGAGTGACAGCATTTGTATCCCCACCGGCCGTCCTTCCAGTAAGATCCCCAGATGTgctgcagagagagacacagaaagtatttaaaaagcaGCTTGAAATTAGGGTCTTTccctgggcaatggtggcacatgcctttaatcccagcactcaggaggcagaggcaggtggatctatgtgagtttgaggccaccctggcctacagagtgagttccaggacagccaggactacacagagaaatcctgtctcgaaaaacctagaTAAAGCAGTCTGggttaggtaatattatattcttctggagtctttgataaacttgaagaatggttagttatagtttttcattgttatgataaaagataaggtagatataaaNNNNNNNNNNNNNNNNNNNNNNNNNNNNNNNNNNNNNNNNNNNNNNNNNNNNNNNNNNNNNNNNNNNNNNNNNNNNNNNNNNNNNNNNNNNNNNNNNNNNNNNNNNNNNNNNNNNNNNNNNNNNNNNNNNNNNNNNNNNNNNNNNNNNNNNNNNNNNNNNNNNNNNNNNNNNNNNNNNNNNNNNNNNNNNNNNNNNNNNNNNNNNNNNNNNNNNNNNNNNNNNNNNNNNNNNNNNNNNNNNNNNNNNNNNNNNNNNNNNNNNNNNNNNNNNNNNNNNNNNNNNNNNNNNNNNNNNtggtaagccaccttgtgggctacagcaaattattagagatgggctagtccaggtgcgagagttagcctagaagaggctagatagaaatggccaagcagtgattaaatgaaaaagaaaagaaaaagagaaaaaaaaaagcagactgggAAAGAAATAAGGAACTTTCCCATActgcacccagaaggcagaggcaaaactATTCAAGTAAAAGCCAGTCTGGGGCTACATGGTAAGAATATGTCTCAGCCTCCCCTGcccatcccccccaaaaaaatctatgaaaaaatTTAGTATACTTGATTTCTCTTAAGACAAGGTATGTCTCTTAAGACAAGCCTATATTCTTACTGTTAATTAGTGGCTCTTGCTGAAGAGTGCACACACCCTTGTTAGACTCATTATGCTGACAGTTTGTAAGGCCTGTCTGGCTCATTCTACTCTACACAGTACAGCTACTGTTAGATTTCTGAGCCTTGATGTATAAAAATCAGTTTGGCTAGTTTAGGTGTACAACAAGTGGGGTCGAGGCTGTAGCTCAGCGGGAGAACACGGCTCAGCATGtatgagacctgagttcaatctccagcacgaGGAAATACATAAACATGCTTTATGATGTAATGAACAATAAAACACCATCACCTACGACACATTCTTGTCAAAATAGTTAGGTATTATTTAATCTAGACTTTAGACAGACATTCTTGTTTTAAGAAATGTAAGGGCTGGGCGTGGTGATACACACcgttaatgccaacactcagagacaggcagatctgagttcaaggccagtctggtcgacagagtgggctacatagagaagtcCTGTCTCTTGGAGGTTGGGGatctgtgtatatgtgggtaGAAAATCTCTAACAAATGATCAATACAGACTTAATCAGACTTGACCAAAATACAGCTATCAAAGCATTTTTTGTGTATAGGTTTTTAAAGAGTAAgaaaggggccagtgagatgactcagagggtaaccTGCCTAGGACACAAGGCTGATGGGCTTGAGTGGATCCCTGGAAGTCACATAAAAGTGAAAGGAGACAACCAACTCCACTAACTTAGCCTTTGAACACAcgcgagtgcacacacacacaccctgggaaAAGCCAAATGAATTAGGGAGTTAATGTCAGTTTGAGGCACATCAGGGTAGCAGCACTGtctaaaattgtcatttttagaGATGTATGATAGAGTGTTTATGAGTGAAATATTTTACCTgcaatttctaaatatttctgcCAAAAATTAGTAAATGCAATATGTGTATTTATCTATAGCTACTGTACATTCAAACCTAGACAAAGGATAAATAGTACAACAGacaaaaatgttttgattttacaTAAGCATGCAGGTGAATacaataatatttttcatttttctcatttttagaaaaaaattcataaaacaaagccaacaacaaaaaaggagagCACTAGTTGGCCATGACATTACGTGGGGAACAGTACGGAGCGAAGCACTGACCGTGTGGTTATTGATCTTCACGTCTTCCTCATACTTGGAGCAGGCGACAGCCCGCTCCTGGCCTTTAATGACCGTTCCGTGCCTGGAGTACTCCACATAGTCTTCTGTCTGGGCCAGCAGCAGCTCAGCTGGAGGAGCATCCAAGTGTTCTTGGCCACCATACTAAAAGGACAATGGGCATTATTAAATCCCTTTTATAACCAAGCTTTTATATCAAATCTTTATGAAAAGGGTTTACTTTCAAAGAGAATaaatgaacctttttttttttttttttaaatagctttccTGATGAGACAGTGAAAAGAGCACCACTAATTCTTCCCACTTAAGTAAGGTGTTTATACTGTTGCTTATCTGGGAATCGAAGTCGGTTTCAAGATGGCCGTAAGCCCCTTCCTTTAGGTGCATATCTGATGTCCTTCGCCTCATGACTTCACTGGTTCTCTCATCAGGAGATGGAGCCAATTTCTCCATCCCTGGAATCTGCATGTGACTGTCACTTTCTTCCACCAATGGGAAGCTCACAATGTGACGAAAGCAAAGGTGTGTTTTATGCACCGGGGCACACATGTTTTAGCTGTGCCCCAGAACTCTAAGAATGCATTTTAGACAGCTGGGCTAGGCTGTGGGAAGACAAGACTATGTGATACAGTCTTGAACAGTCAGGGGACCCAGCTGACATGAAGCAGTGTGAGAAATAACAGATATTTATCTTAAGTACCACACCTTGAGGAGGGGGCCTGATTGCTGCAGAAGTCTATACCAGCTAAGTCAGCGGAAGGACAGGACTATGCCTATGGGTTAAAAAGGACTCTTTGGATGGCATACCAAACTGAATGCTTCTTAAGCAAAAagtaaagtggtttttttttaacagtaccTTTTCCAGGAtgctttctttctgctgctcCTTGAAGTCTTCCTTTTTGACCTTGAAGGACTTATAGAGCAGCTCTAGTTTTGTAGGATCTGCCTGGAGATGTACTTCAGATCCCTTGTCGTAGGCTTCCCAAGCAAACACTAGGGCAATTCAAAGTATCTCAATGAGTTGCTAGctcaatgcatttttttttttttttaaagcaagctttAAGTAACTGCTAACAGTACTCCCcctatcttttctttctgctggATTTTTTTTAGAGTTCCCTTAAAcatgtggcaatcctcctgtctcagtctcctatACAGTAGGGTCATAGACATATGCCATCATGCATGTTTTTATAATGCTCAGTTTCgattttttacctttatttatctGGGTGTGCAAACGTGTGATCACTTATGCCACAGAACATATGTCGGGTGAGAAGATAACTTGGTTCTCTACATCCACCACGGAGACACTGGAGACAGAACTGCCTAATGGTAGTCACCCCCAGCCACCTCGCTGGCTCTCAGCCCTAAAGTTCATATAAAATTCCCTGGTATAAGATGAATACTTACATTGTGTTTGAGCCATTGAAATGGTGTCTCCAGTGTATCTAACAAAGTTATCTCCAGcgtaactcactctgtaagcacagattttaaaaagttctcaAAAATTGTTCTCCATTAAGAAAAACTCATTCACAAAATCAAATTAGAAAGATTAGCGCCCCCTACTCTGAAGTCCGTAAAGTTAACCGGATACTTACTCATCTGGATTCTTTCCTGCATTGGCATAGGGATTCTCTCTCATCGCTCTAGTTTTTGGATCATAATAGGCAGAATTTGGATCTAAATTTCtcaaatactagaaggaaaaaacatttaaagatggAATTAACACTTATTTATAACAATAAAGGGCTCAGCAGGGCAGAGGAGTGGGTTCTGAGCAACCTGACATCCATGTACGATAAAAAGCACATGCTACTGTCCTTTGGAGTGACACTAGACATGGTAACCAAACCGCACAGACACTGCACATGCAGAGGAAGGTGTGAAACACGATCTGTCAGAGCTACAGGTCGGGCTGACATGACTTACTTTTGCAATATCTTCACGAATCCTGAGATTCCGAACAGTAATGCGTCTCTTAGAGTCGAAATTCTGCCCGGGCATGTCAATATCATCTGCATATTTGTCCTCATCCTCGTCTTCACTGTTATGATCCTTTTCCTAAAAGGAAGAGTGGGCGGTGAGAAAACTAAGCAGAAAGTCACAGCACTGagttcttgttttccttccttctaaacAAAGGCTTATCTGTGTGACTTAGGGCTACTGATATGACTACGACAACTAcagccaccaaaacaaaacagaacatgcAGCCAGAAAAGACAAGCGTGCCTTACCATCTGAGAATTGGGTTCCTCTTCTCCCCACTGATGTTTTGGAGAATTCTGCATCAGGAAAGCAGGAAAACCATTTGTAAGTCCCTTCCACGTAATTTACTGATCGCTTAGCATTTTACAAACACATAAACGGGTGTAGTGTAGGTGAGTAGGACAGTGCCATGCCTAGCGTGCACCAGGCCTTGGGTTTCATCCATAGCaccagagagaaggagggagggcaggatggAAGGGAGGCTGCTTCACTTCAACTCAGTAAGCTCTCAGACTTCTCACTTGTACCGAGCACATATATTCTGACACAAGTGTGCTATTGTGAACACTTAATTTTATTAGTGtctacaaaaccagaaaacaaacacatttttattgataCAGGATGTCTTTcatgtgtctgtgctgtgtgtgtacatacacttgtgtgtgcattcccttggaggtcagaagagaacactggCTTGCTTGGAGTTGGTGTCAAaagcagttgtaagctgccagatgtgggtgctgggagctgaactcaagtgctcttaacctctgagtcacctctccagcctcctgctaTAGAATTACACTCACACAAGGTAACAGGAAGTTTAAGATGACCAAAGAACCCAACAAATACCCATTATATTTGGTTTAGTTATTAGCTGAATCATGTTTATTAAACCTgactagttttctttttatttatgtagtatGGGGTCAGCGCATGCCACTGTGTACgtgtcaaggtcagaggacaagcccGTGAAGTTAGTAATCTCCTTCCACCATTATATGAGTTCCAGGGCTGAAATCCAAGTTGCCAAGCTTGCACGGCAGGTTCCTTTTCCCATTGAGCCTTCTTACTGGCCCCAAACGtcactagttttttgttttttgtttttattttttaaaatcaattccaAATAGAAAATGCTGTCAGGAAGTAGTATTTTGAACATAATTAGAGCCCATAAtctctcatagggagtggtactatcaggaggtgtggcttcgtTGGagcaggtatggccttgttgaggtTTCCTACGCTTGAGATACTACCCAGTGtcttagttgacttcctgttgcctgcaagatacagGACTCTCCGCTATCTTTCTAATACCAcgtttgcctgcatgctgccatgctccctgtcatgataatggaccaaacctctgaaactgtgataaagtcacctcaattaaatgttttctttataag contains:
- the Slu7 gene encoding pre-mRNA-splicing factor SLU7 — encoded protein: MSAAAVDTVNATPLSGSKEMSLEEPKKMTREDWRKKKELEEQRKLGNAPAEVDEEGKDINPHIPQYISSVPWYIDPSKRPTLKHQRPQPEKQKQFSSSGEWYKRGVKENSITTKYRKGACENCGAMTHKKKDCFERPRRVGAKFTGTNIAPDEHIQPQLMFDYDGKRDRWNGYNPEEHMKIVEEYAKVDLAKRTLKAQKLQEELASGKLMEQANSPKHQWGEEEPNSQMEKDHNSEDEDEDKYADDIDMPGQNFDSKRRITVRNLRIREDIAKYLRNLDPNSAYYDPKTRAMRENPYANAGKNPDEVSYAGDNFVRYTGDTISMAQTQLFAWEAYDKGSEVHLQADPTKLELLYKSFKVKKEDFKEQQKESILEKYGGQEHLDAPPAELLLAQTEDYVEYSRHGTVIKGQERAVACSKYEEDVKINNHTHIWGSYWKDGRWGYKCCHSFFKYSYCTGEAGKESVNSEECIISDTAGEEPAKKPQTLMELHQEKLKEEKKKKKKKKKHRKSSSDSDDEDRKHEKLKKALNAEEARLLHVKEIMQIDERKRPYNSIYETREPTEEEMEAYRMKRQRPDDPMASFLGQ